A stretch of DNA from Microlunatus sp. Gsoil 973:
GGCGGCCGGATCCGTACCGGTGCCGAGGTCACCGGGATCGCCCGGACCGGCGACGGCGTACGGCTGACGACGGGCGGGGAGACGGAGGCGTACGACCTGGTGGTCGGGTGCGCCGGGCTGCAGTCGGACCGGCTGGCGCGGCAGGCCGGCGATCAGACCGATCCCAGGATCGTTCCGTTCTTCGGCGACTACTACCTGCTCAGACCCGAACGCCGATCCTTGGTCAGGGGACTGGTCTACCCGGTACCGGATCCGCGCTATCCGTTTCTGGGCATCCATCTCACCAAGCGGCACGACGGCGAGGTCATGGTCGGCCCGAACGCCTTCCTGGCGGCCTCCCGCGAGTCATACCGGCGGACCGCCATTTCGCCGCGCGATCTGGTGTCGGCGGCCACCTATCCGGGCTTGTGGCGGTTCGCCGCAGGCAACGCGCGGACAGCCATCAAGGAGGCCCGCCGGGCATTCACCCGATCGGCCTTCATCGCCGAGGCACAGACCTATGTTCCGGCGCTGACCGCAGCGGACGTGATCAGGGGACTGCGCGGCATCCGCGCGCAGGCGATGGACCGCACCGGAAGCCTGATCGACGACTTCGTGATCACCGGGCACGGCCGGATGATCTTCCTCCGCAATGCGCCGTCGCCCGGCGCGACCTCCTCGCTGGCGATCGCGGAATACGTCGTCGACCAGGCACTGGAGCGCGTGGCCGCCTGAACCTGCCGTCCGGATCGTAGGCTCAGGGAACGACGTAACCGGCGGCCGTGAAGAGCCGGTACCACTCCTGCCGCGTCAGCGGAATCTGCGAACCGGCGGCCGACTCCCTCACCCGGGACGGCTTGGTGGTGCCGAGTACCACCTGGATGTTCGCCGGGTGCCGGGTGATCCAGGCCACGGCGATACCGGTGGGCGTCACCTCGTACTTGCCGGCCAGCTCGTCCAGGACGTCGTTGAGTTCGGCGTAGTTCTCCCGATCACCGAGGAACACGCCGTCGAAGAAGCCCTTCTGGAACGGCGACCAGGCCTGCAAGGTGACGTCGTGCAGTCGGCTGTGATCGAGTAGCCCGTTGTCCCGGTCCACCGACTGGTCGAGACCGGCCATGTTGGCGGCGATCCCGGAAGCGAAGAGGGGAGCATGGGTGATGCTCAACTGCACCTGGTTGAAGGCCAGCGGCTGGTTGAGTGACCGCTTCAGCAGCTCGATCTGACCCGGTGTGTGGTTGGAGACGCCGAAATACCGGACCTTGCCCGCCGCGTGCAGCTGATCGAAGGCGGCCGCGACCTCCTCGGGCTCGACAAGGGTGTCCGGCCGGTGCAGCAACAGCACATCCAGATAGTCGGTCCGCAACGCCTCCAGGGACGCGTCCACCGAGCCGGTGATGTGCTCGGCGGAGAAGTCGAAATAGCCGCCCCGGATGCCGACCTTGGACTGGATGATCACCTGTTCGCGATCCTGCGCGGAGAAGGTGATCGCATCGCCGAAGCGCCGCTCGCAGCCGTGATCACCGCCGTAGATGTCGGCGTGGTCGAAGAAGTTGATCCCCTCGTCACGGGCGGTGTTGACCAGTTCGCGGATCTGATCATCGTCCAGCGACGAGATCCGCATCAACCCGAGAACCACATTGGAGGCCTGGAGATCGGTCCGGGCCGGCGTAAGCATCTTCACGTCGATCATCCTTGCCCATCACCTCCCGCGCGGCGACACGGGGTCGGCCCGGGTGGGTTGACCCGTTGCGGCGTACGGTGAACCGGTCAGCGCTCGGGTTCCGGAGGAAGTGAGCAATGTCAGCACAATCTCACGTCGAACGGTCAGATGCCGAACGATCAGCTGCCGAACGATCGAATGCCGAGCAGGACCGGCAGTTCGCCCAGGTCGTTCTGAATGATCATCGATTGGACCAGATCGACCGGTTCGTGCACGAGGACTTCGTCGAGGAGAATCCGCCGCCCGGGCAGGGACCCGGCCGGGACGGCCTCCGGGACTTCCTGCAGTCCTTCCAGGCCGCCTTCCCGGACCTGACCTGGACCGTCAAGGAACTCCTCGCCGAGGGCGACACTGTCGCCGCCTGGTCGGTCTGGGAGGGCACGCACTCCGGTGAGTACCTGGGCATCGCGCCGACCGGTCGTCGAGTGCGGGTCGAGGCGTGGACGTTCGACAAGTTCCGCGATGGTCGCCTGGCGTCGAGTCGGATCCTGATGGACATCTTCGGGCTGCTGCAGCAGTTGGGTGCGATCCCGGCTCAGTGACCCGTCGGAAGACCGGCAGCGATCAACCGTACGGCGGGCAGATCGGGCTCGGCGAAGGGCATCGCCGGCAGGTCGGCGTGGTGACGCCAGACCAGCTGATCATGATCTGTGCTGATCACCGGATCGGGCTCGAAGTCCTCGACCAGGTAGCAGCTCAACTCGATCGGGGCGCCGTCGACGATCGTGGTCGAGGTGTCCAGCCATGCCCCGACGGTGATCGACACGCCGAGTTCCTCGAGAATCTCCCGGTGCAGCGCCTGCTGCGGCGTCTCGCCCGGTTCGATCTTGCCACCGGGAAACTCCCAGCGTCCGCCGGCGGGCCGGTCGGTGCGCCGGCGGCACCCGAGCACCAGTCCGTCCCGCAGGAACACCGCTGCAACGACACGCACCGGACCGACCATGATCACCAGATCCGCGGATGGGCCGACCGATACTCCTCGGCCACGGCGGCCAGCCGTTCGTGGACGCCGCCGTACGGCTGGGTCGAGCCAAGTACCGACTTGGGGAACCTCGAGACGAAGGTGTAGTTGGGATCGCAGACGTTGGCCACCGGTGCGGTGCCGAGCTGGGACACCAGCTGATAGGCGTCGTACTGGTCGACCGGAAGCAGTTCCGTCACCCATTCGACCAGGTCCTTCTGGGAGATCCGATACGCGTCCTCGAGTGGTCGGATCGAACCCGTGCTCATGATCGAAGACGCATTCTCCAGCCGGGGCCAGGCCGGTGCGGCACCCTTGATCACCTCGACCGTGAACACCGTGTGCATGGCGCATTCCAGCCCGGTGCCGGTCACCTCCCCCTCGCCCTGCCGGGCATGGCCGTCGCCCAGTGCCAACAGCGCTCCGTCGACGTTGACCGGCAGGTACAGGGTGCTTCCGGCGCGCATCTCGGGTGTGTCCAGGTTGCCGCCGTAGGTCGACGGCACCACCACCAGTCGGGCCTCGCCGGCGGCCGGTGCCACACCGATGGTGCCGTGCATCGGATCCAACGGAAGGTCCAGGCCGAAGTCGCTGCTCAGTGCCGAGAACCGGGCGGTCCAGCGGTCGAGGTCCAGCTCGTAGAACCAGACCTTCTCCGGCAACGGGTCAGCCAGCAGGGCTGTTTCATGGGTCGGGGAAAGGGCACCGAAGTGCGGAAACAGGGACGAGATCGCGGTCGACCTCGATGGCACGATGTCGATGAAGTGGACGGCCAGCGCGTCACCCGGCTCCGCGCCCTCGACCTGGAACGGTCCCGACACGGGATTCAGTGCCTCGAACGGGACAACCTCGCTGGGCAGGTCTGCGGGGGTCCTGACCAACCCGCCGAAGCAGTCCTCGGTCGCGACCTGGACCACGTCACCGGGGGAGATACTGAGCCGGGCGGGCCCGGCGCCGAAGTGGTGGGCCCACTCGTCGGGCCCTGGTGTGTAACGGATGACGTTCATGACGACCGGCCCTTCCCTACCCGTTTGCTCCCATGCACCCGCCTCGGTACACGGTGGTCCCCATCATGCCCGAAGCAGTGTGGGTGCTCACCTGCAGCCGGTCCCTTCATCCGAGCCCGGATCCCGGCCCGGTTTGCGTGCCACAGACCGGGGTTCCACGCGATCTTGACGATCCACAGGGGTGGGCACTAGCTTCGAAGATCACGTTGATCAAGATCACTACGGACGGACTCAGCATGATCACCGGGAGACGGATCGTCGACCTGACGCTGGTGCTGGCCGAGGAACTGCCGGCGGCTTGGGCGACTCACATGCCGTACCAGCAGAAGACGTTCAACTACTTCACAGACCGCGATGATCAAGTCGCGCCGCTGAAGAGCGAGACCGGGCCGTACCAGACCCGCTGGTTGCTGATCGACGAACACACCGGCACCCACATCGACGCTCCCGCCCACTTCATTCCCGAACCTGGAACCGGTCTGCCCGACGCCGGGCCGGCCGGCACCGTCACCGTTGAGCAGATCCCGCTCGACCGCCTGATCGGCCCCGCTGCGGTGTTCGACATCGCCGACGATCTTCCGGGTTCCGCGCCCGGTGTCTCGCCGGTGATCACCGACCGGCTGATCGTCGATTGGGAAGCTCAGCACGGCCGGCTGGCGGACGGCGACATCGTGCTCTTCCGTACCGGATGGGACCGGCACTACCGACCGGGTCCGGCAGGCAGGGCCTACAGCCACGGCCCGCTGGTCACCCGGACGGAGCCCGGCTGGCCGGCACCCGACGTGGCGGCCATGCAGTTGATCATGGACCGAGGAGTCCGCTGTGTCGGCACCGACGGCGCCAGCATGGGCTCGGCCGACAACGGCGCACCGGTCCACCGGCTGGCGCTGGCGGACGGGGTCGCGTTCATCGAGGCGCTGGCCGGACTCGATCAGCTTCCGGTGCGGGGTGCGACGTTCTGTTTTGCGCCGTTGAAGGTGGCGCGGGGTACAGGAGCGCCTGGGCGGGCCTTCGCCTGGCTCCCGGACTGAGTCGCTGCTCCAGCCGCCCGGGACGCCGCTCCGAATGACCCGCCGAATCGGGTCACAGGCCGAATCGGATGACAGGGAGGTCGAGGATGGCAGAGGAAACGTACTGAGCACGACCGAGGAACGCGACCGCGGATATACCGTCTACCTGATCGTGATCGCGGTGCTGGGCTGGTCGCTCGCCTCCTACGACTCCAACATCCTCACGCTGACGATGCCGGACATCGCCTCGGAGTTCCGGCTCTCCTCGGGCATCCTGGGTGTGCTCGGCTTCATCGTCTACGGCGCGGAGTTCATCCTTGCGCTGTTCGTCGGCTGGGGCATGGACCGCCGGGGACGCAAATGGATGTGGATGTTCTGTCTGCTGCTGGCGGCACTGTTCACCGGCCTGACCTTCTTCGTGCAGAGCTTCTGGCAGCTGGCCGTCGTCCGTGCGCTGGCCTCAGGATTCGCCCAGGCCGAGCTGGCCGTGTCGATCACGCTGGTCAACGAGCAGGTGCCGTCGCGGCGCCGGGGGTTGTTGTATTCCATAGTGCAGGGCGGCTGGCCGATCGGTGTCTTCCTGGTGTCCGGTCTGTATCTGCTGGTCGGCGGATGGGGCTGGCGGACCGTCTACCTGTTCGGCGTCATCCCGTTGATCCTGGTCGCGGTCGGCCGGCTGTGGATCAAGGAGTCGGAACGCTTCCTGCACCTGCGAGCCATGCGCCGAAGCGGTGGCAGCCGGGGACCGGCAGACGGTCGACCGGCTCCAGGCCGAACGCCCGATGGCGGCCGAGGAACTGCAGCGGGGATCGGTCCGGCAACTGTTCGCCACACCCGGTCCGGTCCGGACGACACTGATCCGGCTGACGATCACCTGGCTGTGTTATGCCACCTCCTTCGTCGCCACGAACGTGTACATCACCTACTGGCTGACCACGGTCAAGGGTTGGACAGCGTCCCAGGCCGCCACCCTGCTGTTGGTCTGCGGCGGCATCGGCTTCTTCTTCTACCTGCTGGGCGGGCTGCTCGGCGAGCGTTTCGGCCGGCGGAACGTCCTGGTCATCTCCGGAATCCTGGTCGGCCCGCTGAACCTCGTGCTGTTCCTGGTGGACAGCCACGTCTGGGTCGCCGTGGTGTTCTTCCTCGTCTACCAGGCGACCAACGGGACCTGGTCCGGCGCCGGGTACGCCTATCAGGCCGAGTCCTTCCCGACCCGGGTCCGAGCACCCGCCATCGGCTGGATGGGTGCAATGTTCGTCGGCGGGTTGATGCTCGGCAGTCTGTTGTGGACCGTTCTCAACGAAGCCTGGACGCTGACCGTCGCGTGGTTGGTGATCGGGGTCGCGGTGGGTATTGCGCAGGGGGTGGCGACCTTCTTCCTGCCCAATATCCGACCGGGACAGGAACTGGAGCAGATCGCTACGTGACTCGCCACCCTGAGTCGCCCCACGAACCGCCTCGAAGTTCGCCCGTGACAGGATCACAGCCGACCCGACACCCGTCCCCAGGAGGATTGTTCATGGCTCAGCCGACCGAGTTCCCCGACCAGCGGACCGCAGTGATCACCGGCGGCGCCTCCGAACGCGGCATCGGCAAGGCGACCGCGCGCCGGCTCGCCGCCGCGGGTTGGTCGGTCGCGATCATGGATGTCTCGGTGACCGACGCCGAGCGTACGGCGGAGGAGATCAGTTCGCGCTACGACGTGCGCGCTGTCGGGGTCGGTGCCGACGTTGCCGATCCCGAGTCGGTCGACGCGGCGTTCGGCATCATCGAGCGTGAGCTGCCGCCGGTCGTCGGGCTGGCCAACGTCGCCGGGATCAGCTCACCGACGCCGTTCATGGAAACCACCGTCGCGGAGTGGGATCGGGTGATGGCGATCAACCTGCGCGGCGCGTTCGTCGTCACCCAGCGAGCGCTGCACGGCATGATCGACCGGCGACTGGGACGGATCGTCAGCATCTCCTCGATCTCGGCCCAGCGGGGCGGCGGAACCTATTCCAAGGTCGCCTACAGCGCCTCCAAGGCCGGCCTGCTCGGCTTCACTCGGGCGGTCGCCCGTGAGGTGGGTGAGTACGGCGTCACCGTGAATGCCGTGGCACCGGGTCCGATCGACACCGACATCATGGGTGGCACGCTGACCGACGACCGCAAGGCCGAGATGTCGGCGGGCGGCATGCTCGGCCGGGTCGGTACCCCGGATGAGGTCGCTGCCCTGATCGCCTTCCTGCTCGGCCCGGACGCCGGCTACATCACCGCCGCGACCTACGACATCAACGGCGGCATCCAGATCTCGTAGTCCATTCCGGTTCTCCGGGCGGTTCTGGAACCTAGAGACTGCCCATCAGGTTCAGGAAATGCTGGGTGAAGGCGGAGGCGTCGACGGCCACGGCGATCCGGGCGTTCGGAGCCGGTGGGTTCGCCGAGCGGAGCAGGTCGGTGATCATCATCCCGCGCCCGGGTACGTCGCCGGTGATCACATCGACACGCGCGTCCGCCCAGGTGATCAACTCCGGATGGGTGATCGCCGCCACCGCCAGCGGATCGTGCATCGCGCAGGAGTCCTGGTCCTGCGGACTGCCGGGCTGATTCCGGCGTTGATGATCGATCCACGCCTGCGTCGCGGCGCCGGCGAACGGTGCGAAGTCGCCGGGTGCCGAGGACAGCCGCCGGGCATCGGCTCGGGTCAGGCGTACCTGCAGGGTGACGTCCAGACCGACCCAGCGTTGCCTAGCTCCGCTGCGCAGTACGGCGGCCGCGGCTTCGGGATCGCTCCAGACGTTGAACTCGCCGGGCATCCCGCTCTCCCCGGTGATCCCGAGGAACACCCCGCCCATGATCACGATCTCCTTGACCGCGGACGCCAGGCCCGGCTCGATCGCCAGCGCCGCAGCAACATTGGTCAGCGGGCCGATCGCGACCACATCGATCTCCCCGGGCTCGGCCATGATCTTTTCGGCGAGCAGCGCCGGGGCATAGCCGGGCGCCGGGGAGAGGCCGATCCCGTAGGAGCCCGTCACCTCCTGCGGAGCCGGACGCCTGGTCTCGGGATGGATCAGCGGTGTTGCGGCGCCCTTGACCACCGGCACGTCGTGGACACCCAGCCGGCGGAGCAGTTCGAGGCTGAGCACCGTGGCACTGTCCACATCGGTGTTGCCGTTGACCGTGGAGACCAGTTCCAGTTGCAGCTCAGGGTCGGCGTGGGCCAGCGCCAGCGCGAAGCCGTCGTCGATGTCCGAGCCCGGTGCGCCCATGGCCAGATCGGTGTCGAGAATGATCTTGTTCATCAGCTGCAGTACATCACGTCAGGTGGTACTACGTCGATGACCGATCCTGGTCGCGCAGGTGATGGGGTGACCCGGCTGGTGCAGGAGAGCACCGGCAAGGCAGACTAGGCAGCGGTGGGAAGCCCGGCCCGCCGGTGAACCGTCAAGATCGTCGTACCCCCATGCGGGGACGGCAGACGAAAGGGCAGGTGGATGACGTCGGTAGGACCCGCGGTCGACCAGCAGATCTTCGATCCCGGCGACGACCCGCAGCTCGAACGACTGGACCGGCAGTTCGCCGGCGTCGGTAGGCTGGGCGTCGCCTTCTCCGGGGGTGTCGACTCATCGGTCCTGTTGGCGGCGGCGGTGCGCAAGCTCGGCGCCGACCGAGTCATCGCGATCCTCGGAGTCTCACCCAGCCTTGCCAGCTCCGAACGTGCCGCCGCCCATGAGGTGGCCCGTTTCATCGGAGCACCGGTGATCGAGGTGGAGACCCACGAGGGGGACCGGCCCGAATACCGCGCCAACGGCGCGGACCGCTGCTTCTTCTGCAAGGACGAGTTGTTCACCCGCATCGACGACCAGCTGGTGGCCGAACACGCCCTGGACGCGGTCGCGTACGGCGAGAACGCCGACGACGCACTCCGACCGGACCGGCCGGGCGCGACTGCCGCGACCCAGCATCGGGTGCTGCGTCCCCTGGCCGATGCAGGTCTGGACAAGGCAGCGGTACGCCGACTGGCCCGCGCCTGGCAGCTGCCGTCGGCGGACAAGCCTGCCGCGCCCTGCCTGGCGTCCCGGATCCCGCACCACCAGGAAGTCACCCCGGAGAAGCTGCAGCAGGTCGACCAGGCCGAGGCCGGACTTCGGGAGCTCGGCTTCACCGACTTCCGGGTCCGCCACCACGGCGAGATCGCCCGGATCGAACTGCCCGCCGCTGACCTGGTCCGGGCGGTCACCCCACCGCTGTCCGGCGACATCCGCCGCACCATCCAACGGGCCGGCTTCCGCTACGCCGCTGTCGATCTCGGCGGCATGCAGTCCGGCGCCTTCACCCTGACCGTGCTCGGCCAACACCATGACTGAGCCGCACCACAAGGCTGTGCCGGAGGCCCGGTCCGAGTCCCTGGTCCCGGGCGACCCGTTGGAGGGCATCGCGGATCTCGACCTCGGGCGGGCGCACCGCCGCGGCTACCCCGAGGCGGTGTTCTGCGAGGGCAAGAGCGTCGACCAGGTCGCCGCGATCGCCGGCGTTCTCGCCCGGCACCCCGAGCAGATCACGCTGTTCACCCGCGCCTGCGAACAACAGGCCAAGGCGATCCTCGGCGTGCTGCCCGACGCCCACTGGGACCAGACCGCACGGCTGGTCGCCTGGCCGCCGGCGGTCCCGGAACCGACTGGAGGACGCGTCCTGGTGCTGTGTGCCGGCACGTCCGATCTGCCGGTGGCCCGGGAGGCGGTGCTCACCGCCCGCTACCTGGGACGGGACGCCGAGCTGGTCGCCGACGTCGGAGTCGCCGGGTTGCACCGGGTGCTATCGAAACTCGACCTGCTCCGTGAGGCCCGGGTCATCGTCGTCGCGGCGGGAATGGACGGTGCGCTGCCCAGTGTCGTTGCAGGCCTGGTCAGCTGCCCGGTCGTCGCCGTGCCCACCTCCGTCGGGTACGGCGCAGCCTTCGGCGGGATCGCGCCGTTGCTGTCGATGCTGAACGCCTGCGCTCCGGGCGTTGCCGTGGTCAACATCGACAACGGCTACGGTGCCGGTCACCTGGCAGCGCAGATCAGCTCCCCGGACCAGACCTCGCCCGAGGCGACCGATGGCTGAACCGGGCGCACGGCATGCCTGGATCGACGCCTCGGCGGGCGTCGCCGGTGACATGCTGCTCGGCGCGTTGATCGATGCCGGTGCCGACCTCGACGTCGTCCAGCGGTGCATCGACGCGGTCGTCGGCGATGCTGTCCGGCTGCGGCGCGAACGGGTGACCCGTGCCGGAATCGCCGCGACCAAGGTGCACGTCGACCTGCTGGTCGCCGATCCTCCGCACCGGACCTGGCGCACGATCCGGGGCATGCTCGCCGAAGCCGACCTTCCCGAACCGGTACGCCGCCGGGCGACCGCCGTCTTCGCCCGTCTGGCCGACGCCGAGGCACAGGTGCACGGCACCGGCCCGGAGCAGATCCATTTCCACGAGGTGGGTGCGCTGGATTCGATCGCCGACATCGTCGGCGTCTGCGCCGGACTCGCTGATCTGGGAATCAGCGCGATCACCGGCAGCCGGGTCGCCGTCGGTTCCGGCACGGTGAAGGCCGCTCACGGCAGGATCCCGGTCCCGGTGCCGGCCGTCACCCGGCTGGCCGCCGGCTGGGAGATCGTTGCCGGCGGCGAGGGGGAGTTGACCACGCCGACCGGCATGGCGCTGATGGTCACGCTGTCCGCCGAGTGCACCGATCTCCCGGCGATGCGGATGCAGACCGTCGGCCTCGGCGCCGGCACCAAGGATTTCGACGGCCGCGCCAATGTCACCCGGATCCTGATCGGCGACCCGGCCGCCGCATCCGCGACCGATGACGGTGACCCGGCGGTGCTGCTCGAGGCGAACGTCGATGATCTTGATCCGCGTCTGTGGCCCGGTGTGCTCGCCGACCTGCTGTCGGCCGGCGCCTCCGATGCTTGGATGATCCCGATCACCATGAAGAAGGGCGGCCCGCCCACACGCTCGCCGTATTGGCCCATCCCTCGGCCGCGGGAAGGCTTCGGGAAATGATCTTCGACCGGACCAGCACGATCGGTGTTCGGCAGCAGGACTACCGCAAGTTCGCACAGCCCCGCGCCTGGGTCAGGACCAATGTCACTGACGGGCCGGTGATGATCAAACTCGCCCACCGCAACGGCGTCATCCAACAGGCGACTCCGGAGTTCGACGACGTCAGCCGACTGGCGGCCTCCGTCGGGAAGCCGGCCAGGGTCGTCCTCTCCGAGGCGGTCGCGGCGGCCTGGTCGGCCGGTCTGCGCCCTGGTGACCAGGTGCCGGAGAACGCCCAGAGCCACCGCGACGGCAGGAAACCAATCACCGGATCCGTGAGCCCGGATGCCACCACCACACCAACAACGCAGGAGGACAGATCATGATCCCCACCTTGAATTTCGGCCGGACCGGGCACGAGTCGACCCGGATCATCTTCGGTGCTGCGGCTTTGTCCGACGTGACCCAGGACGAGGCGGACCAGACCTTCGAGTTGATCCGCCGGCACGGCATCAACCACATCGACACGGCCGCCAGCTACGGCGCCGCCGAGGATCGGCTCGGCCCGTTCATCGCCGAGCACCGCGACGAGTACTTCCTCGCCTCCAAGACCGGTGACCGCACCCGTGACGAGGCGTACGCATCGATCCAGCGGTCGCTGGAGCGGATGCGTACCGATCATCTCGACCTGATCCAGTTGCACAACCTGGTCGACGAGGAGGAGCGACAGACCGCCCTGGGCCCGGGTGGGGCGCTGGAGGCCTGCGTGCAGGCACGCGACGAGGGTCTGGTGACCTACATCGGGATCACCGGTCACGGAACGACGGTCGCCGCCCAGCACTACAAGTCGCTGCAGGTGTTCGACTTCGACTCCGTGTTGTGCCCGTACAACTTCCCGATGAGCCGCAACGAGCAGTACATCGCCGACTGGCAGCGGCTCTACGAGTACTGCCAGGAGAAGAACGTCGCGTTCCAGACGATCAAGTCGATCACCCGGGCGCCCTGGCAGGAGGGCAAGGAGCACTTCGCGGCCACCTGGTACGAGCCGCTGCAGGACCAGTCAGCCATCGACACCGCCGTCGGCTGGGTCCTCGGCCAGCCGGGCGTCTTCCTGAACACGGTCGGCGACATCCACATCCTGCCCAAGGTGCTGGACGCCGCGGAGCGGTTCACCGCCCGGCCCGACGAGGCAGCGATGGCCGAACTGGAACGGGCGTGGGGGATGGAACCGCTCTTTGTCTAATCCGATTCCACAACGCAAGCCGTCCAGCGATCATCCAACCGACCCGGCCTGGTCCGAGATCCTCGATCTCGGGCCACGGCCGGATCGTAAACCGGCGGACGAACGGCAGCGCAGCTACGGCTGGAGCGACCCGGCCGAGCTGGCCCGGATCGCGCCGCAGACCACCGGGTTGCAGTTCCTGCAGAAGATGATCAACGGCGAGGTGCCCAGCGCTGCACTCAGCCGGACCCTGGCATTCGATCTTGTCGAAGCCGAACCCGGACGGGCAGTGATCATCTCCCGGCCGGCCGAGTTCCAGTGCAACGCGATCGGCACCGTACACGGCGGCGTGATCGCATCCTGGGCGGACACCGCCATGGGCTATGCGATCCAGACCCGGCTGCCGAAGGGCACAAGCCTGACCACCCTCGACATCCAGGTGCGCTATCTCCGGCCGGTCCGTCCCGAGGATGCGCCGGTCAAGATCACCGGACTCGCCGAACACGTCGGACGGCGCACCGGCACCGCCCGGGCAGAGGTGTACGACGATCGCCGCCGACTGCTGGCCACCGCAACCACCAGCTGCCTGGTCCTCGGTCCCTCCTGACCACGGGCCGGCCGCTCGGCCGCAGTGCCCGCCGCGGTCAAGATTGTCCCCGGCAACCCCGTCGGCGGAGATTCTCCCGTTTCCCAGCGCGATCACCATCCCCCGTGCTTTGATCGCAGACGACGGATCGGACGGCGACTTGTCGACCGACTGCTCCAGGCGGTGCGCTGACGCATCGTGGGGGATTCGGCGTCTTCGGGGGGAGATTGTCGTGTACGTCAAATCGCGCGCGCGTGCGCTCGGCCAGGGACGGCGGACCGGTTCCGGCCACCGGCCGATCGCGCTGGTCATCGCCATCACCCTGATCCTCGGAATGCTCGGCAGTTGGCCACTGGCCCAGACCGCCAGGGCGGCCACCTGCCCGTGCACGATCTTCGGCACCAGGACGCCGGGCACGCTCGCCGACCCCGACACGTCCGCGGTCGAACTCGGCGTCAAGTTCCGCGCCGATCAGGACGGCTTCGTCACCGGGATCCGCTTCTACAAGGGATCCGGGAACACCGGCACCCACACCGGTTCGCTGTGGAACACCGCGGGCAACCGGCTGGCGACCGTGACGTTCACCGGTGAGAGTGGTTCGGGCTGGCAGCAGGCGGAATTCGCGACGCCGGTTCCGGTCACCGCCAACACGACCTACGTGGCGTCCTACTATGCGCCGGCCGGTCACTACTCGTCCGACAACAACTTCTTCTCCTCCGCCGGCACGGTCAGTTCACCGCTCACCGCGCTACAGGACGGGACCGACGGTGGGAACGGCGTCTACCGGTACGGCGTCGGCGGCGGCTTCCCCAACAGCACGTACCAGGGGTCGAACTACTGGGTGGACGTTGTGTTCAATTCCAGCGGAGTCGACACCACCAAGCCGACGGTCACCGACCGCCAGCCTGCTGCCGGGACGACAGGTGTCCCGGTCGGCGCGTCGGTGACGGCCACCTTCAGTGAGGCGATCCAGCAGTCGAGCATCGCCTTCACGCTGGCCGGTCCGTCCGCGGTTCCGGCGACGGTGAGCTATGACCCGGACAATCGGAGGGCCACGCTCACGCCCAACGCTGCGCTGGCGACGTCCACCACCTACACGGCCAGCCTCAGCGGTGCCCGCG
This window harbors:
- a CDS encoding SDR family NAD(P)-dependent oxidoreductase translates to MAQPTEFPDQRTAVITGGASERGIGKATARRLAAAGWSVAIMDVSVTDAERTAEEISSRYDVRAVGVGADVADPESVDAAFGIIERELPPVVGLANVAGISSPTPFMETTVAEWDRVMAINLRGAFVVTQRALHGMIDRRLGRIVSISSISAQRGGGTYSKVAYSASKAGLLGFTRAVAREVGEYGVTVNAVAPGPIDTDIMGGTLTDDRKAEMSAGGMLGRVGTPDEVAALIAFLLGPDAGYITAATYDINGGIQIS
- a CDS encoding nucleoside hydrolase, whose translation is MNKIILDTDLAMGAPGSDIDDGFALALAHADPELQLELVSTVNGNTDVDSATVLSLELLRRLGVHDVPVVKGAATPLIHPETRRPAPQEVTGSYGIGLSPAPGYAPALLAEKIMAEPGEIDVVAIGPLTNVAAALAIEPGLASAVKEIVIMGGVFLGITGESGMPGEFNVWSDPEAAAAVLRSGARQRWVGLDVTLQVRLTRADARRLSSAPGDFAPFAGAATQAWIDHQRRNQPGSPQDQDSCAMHDPLAVAAITHPELITWADARVDVITGDVPGRGMMITDLLRSANPPAPNARIAVAVDASAFTQHFLNLMGSL
- the larE gene encoding ATP-dependent sacrificial sulfur transferase LarE — translated: MTSVGPAVDQQIFDPGDDPQLERLDRQFAGVGRLGVAFSGGVDSSVLLAAAVRKLGADRVIAILGVSPSLASSERAAAHEVARFIGAPVIEVETHEGDRPEYRANGADRCFFCKDELFTRIDDQLVAEHALDAVAYGENADDALRPDRPGATAATQHRVLRPLADAGLDKAAVRRLARAWQLPSADKPAAPCLASRIPHHQEVTPEKLQQVDQAEAGLRELGFTDFRVRHHGEIARIELPAADLVRAVTPPLSGDIRRTIQRAGFRYAAVDLGGMQSGAFTLTVLGQHHD
- the larB gene encoding nickel pincer cofactor biosynthesis protein LarB; the encoded protein is MTEPHHKAVPEARSESLVPGDPLEGIADLDLGRAHRRGYPEAVFCEGKSVDQVAAIAGVLARHPEQITLFTRACEQQAKAILGVLPDAHWDQTARLVAWPPAVPEPTGGRVLVLCAGTSDLPVAREAVLTARYLGRDAELVADVGVAGLHRVLSKLDLLREARVIVVAAGMDGALPSVVAGLVSCPVVAVPTSVGYGAAFGGIAPLLSMLNACAPGVAVVNIDNGYGAGHLAAQISSPDQTSPEATDG
- a CDS encoding aldo/keto reductase yields the protein MIPTLNFGRTGHESTRIIFGAAALSDVTQDEADQTFELIRRHGINHIDTAASYGAAEDRLGPFIAEHRDEYFLASKTGDRTRDEAYASIQRSLERMRTDHLDLIQLHNLVDEEERQTALGPGGALEACVQARDEGLVTYIGITGHGTTVAAQHYKSLQVFDFDSVLCPYNFPMSRNEQYIADWQRLYEYCQEKNVAFQTIKSITRAPWQEGKEHFAATWYEPLQDQSAIDTAVGWVLGQPGVFLNTVGDIHILPKVLDAAERFTARPDEAAMAELERAWGMEPLFV
- a CDS encoding PaaI family thioesterase — translated: MSNPIPQRKPSSDHPTDPAWSEILDLGPRPDRKPADERQRSYGWSDPAELARIAPQTTGLQFLQKMINGEVPSAALSRTLAFDLVEAEPGRAVIISRPAEFQCNAIGTVHGGVIASWADTAMGYAIQTRLPKGTSLTTLDIQVRYLRPVRPEDAPVKITGLAEHVGRRTGTARAEVYDDRRRLLATATTSCLVLGPS